ACGCGGCTGGTGGCACACAAGGCTGTCGTGGCGGCCAGGAGCCCCGTCTTAGCCTCAATGCTGGACAACGACAGTGACCAGCTCACCATCCCGGATGTGGAGGGCCCCGTGCTGGCAATGCTGGTGTCCTACATGTACGCCTTCAGGCTCTCTGGACTGGGCGGAATGGGTCCCCAGTTACTGGCCGCCGCTGACCAGTACAAAGTGGTTGGCCTGAGGGCTGCATGTGAACAGCTCATGGCCGCAGAGAACACAGCTAACTGATGTAGTACCATGTGTGAAATAAATCTAACAACTTGGCTTCAAATGTGTTTAATAAATATTTGTACACAAAGAATTCAGACGAAATAAGATGCCATTACCACTCACTTATACCACCAATATGTAGGACATTTAACTAATTGATTTAGGTCCCAACAGAACAGAAGTAACAGCACACTAATGTAACCTAAGTTAGCTGACAGTCATCTGAAATACCGAGATCTTTCAATAATTGACGGTCCACAATTTTCTTGTCGGAAGATGTTTATTCTCAAAAGTTAAGGATCGGTGACAATATCAATCAACATTTCCTTTCTATTAATTTTTCTACATATTCTATGACATTGTGTATTCGCTGTTGGTGTGAGCTCTGGTCctggt
The nucleotide sequence above comes from Schistocerca piceifrons isolate TAMUIC-IGC-003096 chromosome 7, iqSchPice1.1, whole genome shotgun sequence. Encoded proteins:
- the LOC124804881 gene encoding speckle-type POZ protein B-like encodes the protein MSPPETEQRGATVYLGALLDADQGMVELVSGNTRLVAHKAVVAARSPVLASMLDNDSDQLTIPDVEGPVLAMLVSYMYAFRLSGLGGMGPQLLAAADQYKVVGLRAACEQLMAAENTAN